The Hemibagrus wyckioides isolate EC202008001 linkage group LG15, SWU_Hwy_1.0, whole genome shotgun sequence genome window below encodes:
- the rhoac gene encoding rho-related GTP-binding protein RhoA-C: protein MAAIRKKLVIVGDGACGKTCLLIVFSKDQFPEVYVPTVFENYVADIEVDGKQVELALWDTAGQEDYDRLRPLSYPDTDVILMCFSIDSPDSLENIPEKWTPEVKHFCPNVPIILVGNKKDLRNDEHTRRELSKMKQEPVKPEEGRDMANRINAFGYLECSAKTKDGVREVFEMATRAALQAKKRGKKTGCSLL from the exons ATGGCGGCGATCCGTAAGAAGCTGGTGATCGTTGGGGACGGCGCTTGTGGAAAGACGTGCTTGCTAATCGTCTTCAGTAAAGATCAGTTCCCCGAGGTTTACGTTCCCACCGTGTTTGAGAATTACGTCGCCGACATCGAGGTGGATGGAAAGCAG GTGGAGCTCGCTCTGTGGGACACTGCTGGTCAGGAGGATTACGACCGCCTGAGGCCGCTCTCGTACCCAGACACAGACGTCATCCTCATGTGTTTCTCTATAGACAGTCCTGATAGCTTGG AGAATATCCCGGAGAAGTGGACACCAGAAGTGAAGCATTTCTGTCCGAACGTTCCCATCATCCTCGTGGGAAACAAGAAGGACCTGCGTAATGACGAGCACACTCGACGAGAGCTGTCCAAAATGAAACAG GAGCCTGTGAAACCAGAAGAAGGTCGCGACATGGCCAACCGCATCAATGCTTTCGGGTATTTAGAATGCTCGGCGAAGACGAAAGACGGCGTACGGGAAGTCTTCGAAATGGCCACCAGGGCGGCGCTGCAGGCCAAGAAGCGTGGCAAGAAGACCGGCTGCTCTTTATTATAG